A window from Branchiostoma floridae strain S238N-H82 chromosome 16, Bfl_VNyyK, whole genome shotgun sequence encodes these proteins:
- the LOC118403468 gene encoding single-strand selective monofunctional uracil DNA glycosylase-like produces the protein MSGQDGFPSKRPRLEGDQALITNNNSEPDNPSTGGVVVAGCSTSLEVCEQSHSVPRNCAAETESPIGQPVPTLSNQGHAAESSPKQESGQRIVLVMSEEDHQKISVENTNYASPSSSRDHTEETNESTLTQTSTANEMTDSNKAANQKSEQSANEIAEPPVADAVTVDRSIAMKFLQIEANLCETLRHLVFRDPVTHLYNPLDYARETHKDYVMKYCCSHKDVLFLGMNPGPFGMAQNGVPFGDTTFVKDFLKISGNVNPPALQHPKRLITGLACTHSEVSGTRFWGLFRTLCKTPENFFRRCFVHNYCPLVFMTKTGKNVTPPSLHMTQREPLLSACDTALVEVIRLLQVKMIVGVGRFAQERAQYALKMTGLNIPVLFIMHPSPINPQANKGWAEQMMVEFEKLGIMRYLVPKSKG, from the exons ATGTCAGGGCAAGATGGCTTCCCCTCGAAGCGACCACGTCTTGAAGGGGACCAGGCTTTGATAACGAACAACAACAGTGAGCCTGATAACCCATCAACTGGTGGGGTAGTAGTGGCTGGGTGTTCTACCTCCCTGGAAGTGTGTGAACAAAGCCATTCTGTACCAAGAAACTGTGCTGCAGAGACAGAGTCACCCATTGGTCAGCCAGTGCCAACATTATCCAATCAGGGCCATGCTGCCGAATCATCTCCCAAACAGGAATCAGGACAGAGAATAGTGCTGGTCATGTCAGAAGAGGATCACCAAAAAATTTCTGTCGAAAATACCAACTATGCTTCCCCTTCATCAAGTAGAGATCATACTGAAGAGACAAATGAAAGCACTTTGACCCAGACTTCAACAGCCAATGAAATGACGGACTCAAACAaagcagccaatcagaaatcagAACAGTCAGCCAATGAAATTGCTGAACCACCTGTTGCAGATGCTGTCACAGTGGACAGGTCCATTGCAATGAAGTTCTTACAGATTGAGGCAAACTTGTGCGAGACGTTGAGACACCTCGTGTTTCGGGATCCGGTCACGCATTTGTACAATCCTCTGGACTATGCGCGGGAGACACATAAGGACTACGTTATGAAGTACTGCTGTTCTCACAAAGATGTGCTGTTCTTAGGGATGAACCCTGGTCCTTTTGGAATGGCTCAGAATGGG GTTCCTTTTGGTGACACCACCTTCGTGAAGGACTTTCTGAAGATCAGCGGAAACGTGAATCCACCGGCCCTCCAGCACCCTAAACGACTAATCACGGGCCTGGCCTGCACGCACAGCGAGGTGAGCGGAACTCGTTTCTGGGGCCTTTTCCGTACGCTCTGCAAAACGCCCGAGAACTTCTTTCGGCGGTGTTTTGTTCACAACTATTGCCCCCTCGTGTTCATGACCAAAACGGGGAAGAATGTCACCCCGCCAAGTTTACACATGACGCAGCGAGAGCCGTTGCTAAGTGCGTGTGACACCGCTCTGGTCGAGGTGATCCGGTTGCTCCAGGTGAAAATGATCGTTGGCGTGGGAAGGTTCGCCCAGGAGCGGGCCCAGTACGCGCTGAAAATGACGGGGTTGAATATTCCAGTTTTGTTCATAATGCATCCGAGCCCCATCAACCCTCAGGCCAACAAAGGGTGGGCTGAACAGATGATGGTAGAGTTTGAAAAGTTAGGCATTATGAGGTACCTGGTACCCAAGTCTAAAGGTTAG
- the LOC118403467 gene encoding src kinase-associated phosphoprotein 2-B-like isoform X1, translating to MAESPEDLKKTLSEVEQFLEKLSKEKLGKDAKKKREDILNKLKDLQEQKGSDEDSGDVYEQTQDEDETYEDVTSVRTSDDRSQSVSSLTEGPYGDVDETIPITPAPNIFEPDFAAYMEKKRKEGPLKLSAWQRRWVVIKDNIMFYYEKHTDKKQRGAVRLEGYEIKKADDLESAPKVDRKKKDLYFQLVKPGQRVYQGSKKEQKSRGEEEILKFIASSQEDLKFMVHTIHKITPPASKPQDTEADDVYEDATSARAEEENPYEVTDAKMQDPPAEEPIVEEDVYDDTMSPEDVYDDTLSPNQPAAPKPVETKQEPEEPEPDDEDVYEDTMSASQDHGQTPTLPPRPGETSHDKPLPKRDLPPPPPDPVEDSPSGDQPSPSRRELPPPPENGSSSGDKPPVLPRRELPPPPTGDSPPPSPARRELPSPPSQQNHTPPSPKKHVITVPLPENDLPNMYMALWDCSANTVQDLTFKRGDLIQVVSREYESFSWWVGFLDGKVGLVPKDYLMQAYEI from the exons ATGGCCGAGTCGCCAGAGGATTTGAAGAAAACATTGTCAG AGGTAGAGCAGTTTCTGGAGAAGCTCAGTAAAGAGAAATTGGGCAAGGATGCtaagaagaagagagaagacATCTTGAACAAACTGAAAGATCTCCAGGAACAGAAAGGCAGTGATGAAGATTCAG GAGATGTTTATGAGCAGACACAAGACGAAGATGAGACTTATGAGGACGTCACCTCTGTGAGGACCTCTGATGACAGGAGCCAATCTGTCTCATCACTGACAGAAGGGCCATATGGAGATG tggATGAAACAATCCCTATAACACCTGCACCAAACATCTTTGAACCTGATTTTGCTGCTTACATGGAAAAAAAGAGGAAAG AGGGACCACTGAAGCTGTCTGCCTGGCAACGTCGCTGGGTGGTCATTAAAGACAACATCATGTTCTACTATGAGAAGCACACAGACAAGAAACAGAGAG GCGCTGTTCGTTTAGAGGGTTATGAAATCAAGAAAGCCGATGACCTTGAGTCAGCCCCCAAGGTCGACCGAAAGAAGAAGGACCTTTACTTCCAACTGGTCAAGCCTGGCCAAAGAGTGTATCAG GGTTCTAAGAAGGAACAGAAGAGTCGAGGAGAAGAAGAGATACTGAAA TTCATTGCCTCAAGCCAGGAAGATCTGAAATTCATGGTCCACACAATCCACAAGATCACCCCTCCTGCAAGCAAACCTCAGGACACAGAAGCGGACGATGTTTACGAAGATGCCACCTCCGCCAGGGCTGAGGAAGAGAATCCTTATGAGGTAACCGATGCGAAGATGCAAGACCCCCCGGCGGAAGAACCTATCGTAGAAGAAGACGTGTATGATGACACCATGTCGCCTGAAGACGTTTACGACGACACTCTCTCCCCCAACCAGCCTGCAGCTCCAAAACCGGTTGAAACAAAACAGGAACCAGAAGAACCAGAACCTGATGATGAGGATGTGTATGAGGACACCATGTCTGCCAGTCAAGACCATGGTCAAACTCCCACACTGCCGCCAAGGCCTGGGGAAACCTCGCACGACAAACCTCTACCAAAGAGGGACCTGCCTCCGCCACCACCTGACCCAGTAGAGGACAGCCCCTCAGGAGACCAACCATCTCCATCAAGGCGGGAACTCCCCCCTCCTCCTGAGAATGGTAGCTCCTCAGGAGACAAGCCTCCGGTACTTCCCAGACGGGAAttgccccctccccctacaGGAgacagcccccctccctccccagcAAGGAGAGAGTTACCCTCACCACCATCACAGCAAAATCACACCCCACCGTCACCCAAGAAGCACGTCATTACGGTGCCTCTGCCTGAAAACGACCTGCCCAACATGTACATGGCACTGTGGGACTGTAGCGCCAACACTGTTCAAGACCTCACGTTCAAACGGGGCGACCTGATCCAAGTGGTGAGCCGAGAGTACGAGTCCTTCAGTTGGTGGGTGGGGTTTCTGGATGGCAAGGTTGGGCTTGTACCCAAGGACTATCTCATGCAGGCATATGAAATATAA
- the LOC118403467 gene encoding src kinase-associated phosphoprotein 2-B-like isoform X2, producing MAESPEDLKKTLSEVEQFLEKLSKEKLGKDAKKKREDILNKLKDLQEQKGSDEDSGDVYEQTQDEDETYEDVTSVRTSDDRSQSVSSLTEGPYGDVDETIPITPAPNIFEPDFAAYMEKKRKEGPLKLSAWQRRWVVIKDNIMFYYEKHTDKKQRGAVRLEGYEIKKADDLESAPKVDRKKKDLYFQLVKPGQRVYQFIASSQEDLKFMVHTIHKITPPASKPQDTEADDVYEDATSARAEEENPYEVTDAKMQDPPAEEPIVEEDVYDDTMSPEDVYDDTLSPNQPAAPKPVETKQEPEEPEPDDEDVYEDTMSASQDHGQTPTLPPRPGETSHDKPLPKRDLPPPPPDPVEDSPSGDQPSPSRRELPPPPENGSSSGDKPPVLPRRELPPPPTGDSPPPSPARRELPSPPSQQNHTPPSPKKHVITVPLPENDLPNMYMALWDCSANTVQDLTFKRGDLIQVVSREYESFSWWVGFLDGKVGLVPKDYLMQAYEI from the exons ATGGCCGAGTCGCCAGAGGATTTGAAGAAAACATTGTCAG AGGTAGAGCAGTTTCTGGAGAAGCTCAGTAAAGAGAAATTGGGCAAGGATGCtaagaagaagagagaagacATCTTGAACAAACTGAAAGATCTCCAGGAACAGAAAGGCAGTGATGAAGATTCAG GAGATGTTTATGAGCAGACACAAGACGAAGATGAGACTTATGAGGACGTCACCTCTGTGAGGACCTCTGATGACAGGAGCCAATCTGTCTCATCACTGACAGAAGGGCCATATGGAGATG tggATGAAACAATCCCTATAACACCTGCACCAAACATCTTTGAACCTGATTTTGCTGCTTACATGGAAAAAAAGAGGAAAG AGGGACCACTGAAGCTGTCTGCCTGGCAACGTCGCTGGGTGGTCATTAAAGACAACATCATGTTCTACTATGAGAAGCACACAGACAAGAAACAGAGAG GCGCTGTTCGTTTAGAGGGTTATGAAATCAAGAAAGCCGATGACCTTGAGTCAGCCCCCAAGGTCGACCGAAAGAAGAAGGACCTTTACTTCCAACTGGTCAAGCCTGGCCAAAGAGTGTATCAG TTCATTGCCTCAAGCCAGGAAGATCTGAAATTCATGGTCCACACAATCCACAAGATCACCCCTCCTGCAAGCAAACCTCAGGACACAGAAGCGGACGATGTTTACGAAGATGCCACCTCCGCCAGGGCTGAGGAAGAGAATCCTTATGAGGTAACCGATGCGAAGATGCAAGACCCCCCGGCGGAAGAACCTATCGTAGAAGAAGACGTGTATGATGACACCATGTCGCCTGAAGACGTTTACGACGACACTCTCTCCCCCAACCAGCCTGCAGCTCCAAAACCGGTTGAAACAAAACAGGAACCAGAAGAACCAGAACCTGATGATGAGGATGTGTATGAGGACACCATGTCTGCCAGTCAAGACCATGGTCAAACTCCCACACTGCCGCCAAGGCCTGGGGAAACCTCGCACGACAAACCTCTACCAAAGAGGGACCTGCCTCCGCCACCACCTGACCCAGTAGAGGACAGCCCCTCAGGAGACCAACCATCTCCATCAAGGCGGGAACTCCCCCCTCCTCCTGAGAATGGTAGCTCCTCAGGAGACAAGCCTCCGGTACTTCCCAGACGGGAAttgccccctccccctacaGGAgacagcccccctccctccccagcAAGGAGAGAGTTACCCTCACCACCATCACAGCAAAATCACACCCCACCGTCACCCAAGAAGCACGTCATTACGGTGCCTCTGCCTGAAAACGACCTGCCCAACATGTACATGGCACTGTGGGACTGTAGCGCCAACACTGTTCAAGACCTCACGTTCAAACGGGGCGACCTGATCCAAGTGGTGAGCCGAGAGTACGAGTCCTTCAGTTGGTGGGTGGGGTTTCTGGATGGCAAGGTTGGGCTTGTACCCAAGGACTATCTCATGCAGGCATATGAAATATAA
- the LOC118403470 gene encoding chromobox protein homolog 1-like isoform X3 has protein sequence MGEGDHCYTLKAVLLDSTSIVLQRMGKKKMKKSGAEMEEEEEPEEYVVEEVRDQRIRGGKVEFLLKWKGYSEIENTWEPEENLDCPDLIAEFKRKYNQNKATKTEEKKRKSTSTVNGTEESKRKRKAEEKSASPRRGRTHMVMYEDDEDKPRGFDRGLEPERIIGATDSSGELMFLMKWKGSEEADLVPARIANVKCPQIVIQFYEERLTWHSYPSEENQNDSGSTSETTNEV, from the exons AGGGGGATCATTGCTACACACTGAAAG caGTGCTGTTGGATTCTACTTCTATCGTCCTACAAAGGATgggaaagaagaaaatgaagaaatccGGAGCTGAGATGGAGGAAGAAGAGGAGCCTGAAGAGTATGTTGTGGAGGAGGTCCGGGACCAGCGTATACGTGGTGGCAAGGTGGAGTTCCTTCTCAAGTGGAAGGGGTACTCTGA GATCGAAAATACTTGGGAGCCAGAGGAAAATCTTGACTGTCCTGACCTGATCGCTGAGTTTAAGAGGAAGTACAACCAAAATAAGGCAAccaaaacagaagaaaagaagagaaaatcCACATCCACAGTCAATGGCACAGAAGAATCCAAAAGGAAAAGGAAGGCAGAAGAG AAAAGTGCCAGCCCCAGAAGAGGCAGGACCCACATGGTGATGTATGAG GATGATGAGGACAAACCACGCGGCTTTGACAGAGGGCTCGAGCCAGAGAGAATCATCGGGGCTACAGATTCCAGTGGAGAGCTCATGTTCCTCATGAAGTG GAAGGGGAGTGAGGAGGCAGACCTGGTTCCTGCGCGGATAGCCAACGTTAAGTGCCCGCAGATTGTCATCCAGTTTTACGAGGAGAGGCTGACCTGGCATTCGTACCCCAGTGAAGAGAACCAGAACGACTCGGGCAGCACTTCAGAGACTACGAATGAAGTCTGA
- the LOC118403470 gene encoding chromobox protein homolog 1-like isoform X4, with translation MGEGDHCYTLKVLLDSTSIVLQRMGKKKMKKSGAEMEEEEEPEEYVVEEVRDQRIRGGKVEFLLKWKGYSEIENTWEPEENLDCPDLIAEFKRKYNQNKATKTEEKKRKSTSTVNGTEESKRKRKAEEKSASPRRGRTHMVMYEDDEDKPRGFDRGLEPERIIGATDSSGELMFLMKWKGSEEADLVPARIANVKCPQIVIQFYEERLTWHSYPSEENQNDSGSTSETTNEV, from the exons AGGGGGATCATTGCTACACACTGAAAG TGCTGTTGGATTCTACTTCTATCGTCCTACAAAGGATgggaaagaagaaaatgaagaaatccGGAGCTGAGATGGAGGAAGAAGAGGAGCCTGAAGAGTATGTTGTGGAGGAGGTCCGGGACCAGCGTATACGTGGTGGCAAGGTGGAGTTCCTTCTCAAGTGGAAGGGGTACTCTGA GATCGAAAATACTTGGGAGCCAGAGGAAAATCTTGACTGTCCTGACCTGATCGCTGAGTTTAAGAGGAAGTACAACCAAAATAAGGCAAccaaaacagaagaaaagaagagaaaatcCACATCCACAGTCAATGGCACAGAAGAATCCAAAAGGAAAAGGAAGGCAGAAGAG AAAAGTGCCAGCCCCAGAAGAGGCAGGACCCACATGGTGATGTATGAG GATGATGAGGACAAACCACGCGGCTTTGACAGAGGGCTCGAGCCAGAGAGAATCATCGGGGCTACAGATTCCAGTGGAGAGCTCATGTTCCTCATGAAGTG GAAGGGGAGTGAGGAGGCAGACCTGGTTCCTGCGCGGATAGCCAACGTTAAGTGCCCGCAGATTGTCATCCAGTTTTACGAGGAGAGGCTGACCTGGCATTCGTACCCCAGTGAAGAGAACCAGAACGACTCGGGCAGCACTTCAGAGACTACGAATGAAGTCTGA
- the LOC118403470 gene encoding chromobox protein homolog 1-like isoform X1, with the protein MRPSLDFFGGQPEGDHCYTLKAVLLDSTSIVLQRMGKKKMKKSGAEMEEEEEPEEYVVEEVRDQRIRGGKVEFLLKWKGYSEIENTWEPEENLDCPDLIAEFKRKYNQNKATKTEEKKRKSTSTVNGTEESKRKRKAEEKSASPRRGRTHMVMYEDDEDKPRGFDRGLEPERIIGATDSSGELMFLMKWKGSEEADLVPARIANVKCPQIVIQFYEERLTWHSYPSEENQNDSGSTSETTNEV; encoded by the exons ATGCGGCctagtcttgatttttttggcgGGCAACCAGAGGGGGATCATTGCTACACACTGAAAG caGTGCTGTTGGATTCTACTTCTATCGTCCTACAAAGGATgggaaagaagaaaatgaagaaatccGGAGCTGAGATGGAGGAAGAAGAGGAGCCTGAAGAGTATGTTGTGGAGGAGGTCCGGGACCAGCGTATACGTGGTGGCAAGGTGGAGTTCCTTCTCAAGTGGAAGGGGTACTCTGA GATCGAAAATACTTGGGAGCCAGAGGAAAATCTTGACTGTCCTGACCTGATCGCTGAGTTTAAGAGGAAGTACAACCAAAATAAGGCAAccaaaacagaagaaaagaagagaaaatcCACATCCACAGTCAATGGCACAGAAGAATCCAAAAGGAAAAGGAAGGCAGAAGAG AAAAGTGCCAGCCCCAGAAGAGGCAGGACCCACATGGTGATGTATGAG GATGATGAGGACAAACCACGCGGCTTTGACAGAGGGCTCGAGCCAGAGAGAATCATCGGGGCTACAGATTCCAGTGGAGAGCTCATGTTCCTCATGAAGTG GAAGGGGAGTGAGGAGGCAGACCTGGTTCCTGCGCGGATAGCCAACGTTAAGTGCCCGCAGATTGTCATCCAGTTTTACGAGGAGAGGCTGACCTGGCATTCGTACCCCAGTGAAGAGAACCAGAACGACTCGGGCAGCACTTCAGAGACTACGAATGAAGTCTGA
- the LOC118403470 gene encoding chromobox protein homolog 1-like isoform X2: MRPSLDFFGGQPEGDHCYTLKVLLDSTSIVLQRMGKKKMKKSGAEMEEEEEPEEYVVEEVRDQRIRGGKVEFLLKWKGYSEIENTWEPEENLDCPDLIAEFKRKYNQNKATKTEEKKRKSTSTVNGTEESKRKRKAEEKSASPRRGRTHMVMYEDDEDKPRGFDRGLEPERIIGATDSSGELMFLMKWKGSEEADLVPARIANVKCPQIVIQFYEERLTWHSYPSEENQNDSGSTSETTNEV; encoded by the exons ATGCGGCctagtcttgatttttttggcgGGCAACCAGAGGGGGATCATTGCTACACACTGAAAG TGCTGTTGGATTCTACTTCTATCGTCCTACAAAGGATgggaaagaagaaaatgaagaaatccGGAGCTGAGATGGAGGAAGAAGAGGAGCCTGAAGAGTATGTTGTGGAGGAGGTCCGGGACCAGCGTATACGTGGTGGCAAGGTGGAGTTCCTTCTCAAGTGGAAGGGGTACTCTGA GATCGAAAATACTTGGGAGCCAGAGGAAAATCTTGACTGTCCTGACCTGATCGCTGAGTTTAAGAGGAAGTACAACCAAAATAAGGCAAccaaaacagaagaaaagaagagaaaatcCACATCCACAGTCAATGGCACAGAAGAATCCAAAAGGAAAAGGAAGGCAGAAGAG AAAAGTGCCAGCCCCAGAAGAGGCAGGACCCACATGGTGATGTATGAG GATGATGAGGACAAACCACGCGGCTTTGACAGAGGGCTCGAGCCAGAGAGAATCATCGGGGCTACAGATTCCAGTGGAGAGCTCATGTTCCTCATGAAGTG GAAGGGGAGTGAGGAGGCAGACCTGGTTCCTGCGCGGATAGCCAACGTTAAGTGCCCGCAGATTGTCATCCAGTTTTACGAGGAGAGGCTGACCTGGCATTCGTACCCCAGTGAAGAGAACCAGAACGACTCGGGCAGCACTTCAGAGACTACGAATGAAGTCTGA
- the LOC118403470 gene encoding chromobox protein homolog 1-like isoform X6 — protein MGKKKMKKSGAEMEEEEEPEEYVVEEVRDQRIRGGKVEFLLKWKGYSEIENTWEPEENLDCPDLIAEFKRKYNQNKATKTEEKKRKSTSTVNGTEESKRKRKAEEKSASPRRGRTHMVMYEDDEDKPRGFDRGLEPERIIGATDSSGELMFLMKWKGSEEADLVPARIANVKCPQIVIQFYEERLTWHSYPSEENQNDSGSTSETTNEV, from the exons ATgggaaagaagaaaatgaagaaatccGGAGCTGAGATGGAGGAAGAAGAGGAGCCTGAAGAGTATGTTGTGGAGGAGGTCCGGGACCAGCGTATACGTGGTGGCAAGGTGGAGTTCCTTCTCAAGTGGAAGGGGTACTCTGA GATCGAAAATACTTGGGAGCCAGAGGAAAATCTTGACTGTCCTGACCTGATCGCTGAGTTTAAGAGGAAGTACAACCAAAATAAGGCAAccaaaacagaagaaaagaagagaaaatcCACATCCACAGTCAATGGCACAGAAGAATCCAAAAGGAAAAGGAAGGCAGAAGAG AAAAGTGCCAGCCCCAGAAGAGGCAGGACCCACATGGTGATGTATGAG GATGATGAGGACAAACCACGCGGCTTTGACAGAGGGCTCGAGCCAGAGAGAATCATCGGGGCTACAGATTCCAGTGGAGAGCTCATGTTCCTCATGAAGTG GAAGGGGAGTGAGGAGGCAGACCTGGTTCCTGCGCGGATAGCCAACGTTAAGTGCCCGCAGATTGTCATCCAGTTTTACGAGGAGAGGCTGACCTGGCATTCGTACCCCAGTGAAGAGAACCAGAACGACTCGGGCAGCACTTCAGAGACTACGAATGAAGTCTGA
- the LOC118403470 gene encoding chromobox protein homolog 1-like isoform X5, translating into MRPSLDFFGGQPEGDHCYTLKAVLLDSTSIVLQRMGKKKMKKSGAEMEEEEEPEEYVVEEVRDQRIRGGKVEFLLKWKGYSEIENTWEPEENLDCPDLIAEFKRKYNQNKATKTEEKKRKSTSTVNGTEESKRKRKAEEDDEDKPRGFDRGLEPERIIGATDSSGELMFLMKWKGSEEADLVPARIANVKCPQIVIQFYEERLTWHSYPSEENQNDSGSTSETTNEV; encoded by the exons ATGCGGCctagtcttgatttttttggcgGGCAACCAGAGGGGGATCATTGCTACACACTGAAAG caGTGCTGTTGGATTCTACTTCTATCGTCCTACAAAGGATgggaaagaagaaaatgaagaaatccGGAGCTGAGATGGAGGAAGAAGAGGAGCCTGAAGAGTATGTTGTGGAGGAGGTCCGGGACCAGCGTATACGTGGTGGCAAGGTGGAGTTCCTTCTCAAGTGGAAGGGGTACTCTGA GATCGAAAATACTTGGGAGCCAGAGGAAAATCTTGACTGTCCTGACCTGATCGCTGAGTTTAAGAGGAAGTACAACCAAAATAAGGCAAccaaaacagaagaaaagaagagaaaatcCACATCCACAGTCAATGGCACAGAAGAATCCAAAAGGAAAAGGAAGGCAGAAGAG GATGATGAGGACAAACCACGCGGCTTTGACAGAGGGCTCGAGCCAGAGAGAATCATCGGGGCTACAGATTCCAGTGGAGAGCTCATGTTCCTCATGAAGTG GAAGGGGAGTGAGGAGGCAGACCTGGTTCCTGCGCGGATAGCCAACGTTAAGTGCCCGCAGATTGTCATCCAGTTTTACGAGGAGAGGCTGACCTGGCATTCGTACCCCAGTGAAGAGAACCAGAACGACTCGGGCAGCACTTCAGAGACTACGAATGAAGTCTGA
- the LOC118403469 gene encoding heterogeneous nuclear ribonucleoprotein A3 homolog 1-like yields the protein MSDSDGDDRRENEQQRKLFIGGLSYETNEDGLKAHFGQHGEIVDVVVMRDPNTRRSRGFGFVTFKRAYMVDEVMKSRPHKLDGREVEPKRAVSREDSNNPTAHVCTKKIFVGGIKDDTDEDMLRQYFSKYGTIESVDVMTDKDTGKKRGFAFISFDDHDPVDKIACIKYHDINGHKSEVKKAVPKQELQRLQQQSGGGGGRGQRQGGFGGRGRGGGYGGGGGRGGGYGGGGGYGGDRGGGYNNGNYGGGGGYGGGGYGGSGGGGYGGGGGYGGGGGGYSGGGGGYGGGGGSYGGGGGSYGGGGGSYGGGSSGGYGGGSGSYGGGGYGGDGGYSGGGGGSYGGGGGGYGGGSGGGYSDFGSGYGSQQSNYGPMKGGGGGGYGGGGRQGGGPYGGGYSSGGGGGGGYGGGQRRY from the exons ATGAGT GATTCAGACGGTGACGATCGTCGCGAAAACGAGCAGCAGCGTAAGCTGTTCATCGGCGGCCTCAGTTATGAAACCAACGAGGATGGCCTCAAAGCACACTTTGGGCAACATGGGGAAATTGTAGATGTTGTGGTCATGCGTGACCCCAACACGCGGAGGTCCAGGGGGTTTGGATTCGTTACATTCAAGAGGGCATACATGGTAGATGAAGTCATGAAAAGCAGACCACACAAGCTGGACGGCAGAGAAGTGGAACCAAAAAGAGCTGTGTCAAGAGAG GACTCCAATAATCCCACGGCGCACGTCTGTACCAAGAAGATATTTGTTGGGGGGATCAAGGACGACACAGACGAAGACATGTTGAGACAATACTTCTCCAAGTACGGCACCATCGAGTCCGTGGACGTCATGACGGACAAGGACACCGGAAAGAAGCGTGGCTTTGCCTTCATCAGCTTCGATGATCACGATCCTGTGGACAAAATTGCCT GCATAAAATACCACGACATCAATGGTCACAAGTCGGAGGTGAAGAAGGCTGTCCCCAAACAGGAGCTGCAGCGGCTTCAGCAGCAGTCAGGCGGCGGTGGCGGTCGTGGTCAGCGCCAGGGAGGCTTCGGCGGACGCGGCCGGGGTGGCGGTTACGGAGGCGGCGGTGGCCGTGGGGGTGGCTACGGCGGTGGTGGCGGCTACGGGGGCGACCGCGGGG GAGGCTACAACAACGGCAACTATGGCGGAGGTGGTGGCTATGGCGGTGGAGGCTATGGCGGAAGTGGCGGAGGCGGCTATGGAGGTGGTGGTGGCTACGGAGGTGGCGGCGGCGGCTATAGCGGTGGGGGCGGCGGCTATGGAGGCGGCGGCGGCAGTTATGGCGGAGGCGGCGGTAGCTACGGAGGCGGCGGAGGTAGCTATGGCGGCGGCAGCAGTGGAGGCTATGGAGGGGGCAGTGGAAGCTACGGAGGCGGCGGCTATGGAGGAGATGGAGGCTACAGCGGGGGTGGCGGCGGAAGCTACGGAGGCGGCGGTG GTGGCTATGGCGGTGGCAGTGGCGGCGGCTACAGCGACTTTGGCAGTGGTTACGGCAGCCAGCAGTCGAACTACGGACCCATGAAGGGCGGCGGTGGCGGTGGATATGGCGGCGGCGGCCGTCAAGGAGGGGGCCCATATGGAG GTGGCTATAGCTCTGGCGGTGGAGGCGGCGGTGGCTATGGTGGTGGCCAGCGCAGATACTAG